Sequence from the Drosophila subpulchrella strain 33 F10 #4 breed RU33 chromosome 3R, RU_Dsub_v1.1 Primary Assembly, whole genome shotgun sequence genome:
CCTGTGCGTTTTTTACAACCGGCGGCAATTCCGTTGCCGCGAAACGCGCACGCACACTACCACTTCACTACTGAAAAGCAGCTGCTGCTCCCAGCtggcggggggcgtggcaggcgGCAGGGGGCGGTGGTGGGTGGCGGGTGGGCGTGACGAGAAACGGCCTTGCCTCTTGCCCACACGAGTTCAACTTTAGCACTGAGCAGATAATTCTGTGCGGGACTGTCACTGTCGCCAAATAACAATCTAAATATCTCGGGGAGACTCTCGCTATAAGGTGGCTCTCTTTACAAGCGAtagctctctctctctattgCGCTCTCTGTTTCTGGCTATCTCTCTTTCTCCACCTCTCTCTCTCtacctctctctctctctttctctgaTTTGGATGTCTGCAGCCTTTTTGGAGCTTTTTCCCAGCTCCGGCGCTTCGTTTTCGCTGCTCCAGTTCGCCTTGGCGCCCCGTTAAcaactgaaaactgaaattGTACCGCCAGCTGAAGCAGCTGGGCTTTGTTTACTGTTATTTGGCGCAAGGcactctctctcgctctcgccTTTTTGGAAAAGAGAGTTCCCACACGCATTGGAGAGACCCACAGTGGCTCCAAACTTTGGTTTCCAAGTAAAGAAATGCTTATGATACGGAGTCAAGTTATAAAGGTGTACCTTTTTTAAGGacctcaaaataaaaatagtaaTTTGTAAATAACTCCAATGCCTTGGAAATCTTTGAGTTAAAATATCAATATATTTACAgagaataattttaaaaaattttaaaaccctATCTGTAAAGAAATGCTTATGATAGGGAGTCAAGTTATAAAGGTGTACCTTTCTTTAAAGACCTTAAGAAATGCTTATGATAGGGAGTCAAGTTATAAAGGTGTACCTTCCTTCAAGGacctcaaaataaaaatagcaATTTGTAAATAACTACAATGCCTTGGAAATCTTTGACTCAAAATATCAATATATTTACAGAGAATAATtacaacaaattttaaaacccTTTCTGTTATGTATATAACAAGTTATTTTATCATCCTCATCTAATCTTCTTTTAACcttcttttaaaaaacattctAATTTATTTGACTATATGTACCAAATTTTAGttgtaattaaaataaaaaataatttgaaaagtTGCATAAATTATCCTTTTTTTTATCTCTCATATTgtacccactgtgcactgtgGGATCGGCGCAGGCGCCGAACTTGGCCTGGTCTAGTCTTCGGGCCTTCAGTTGTTGAGTTGAGCTAAAAGCCGCATAGTTGTTGCTGTCAGAGCTTCCTAACTCAATCTTGGAACGCCGTGACATTGAGTGGCCAAGGGGAAATGTTAGTAGACAGATGTAAAAGCCTACTTTTAGGCGCTGCTTGTAAACTTACCACtaacttgttttttattatttcaaaaatattattttaattgaaaaattagATTTATTGCCAATGAAAACTAACCGAAATAAACAGTAAGTAACTAGGGTCAATTACAATTTTGATCAGCCTAAGAAACACTcagatatattaaaaaataaagtttttattttaaaaatgtaagtaacgtattttttgttgataatcggctattttttaaatatctaaaCTCTTCAAGATATATATAGAGGCTTTATTTAATCGCAAACATTAAATAGAAGTCTGCTGCACTGAAGTCAGATGTTTACAAAGAACTTATGGATCAATGTACTAAGATACAGAGTGCGATGCTGCAGCGATAAATGTTTTTAGAACTATCTAATTAAAAGTCCACGCCAAAACCAATTTCCTGTAAAGGAGAGTTAATCTCAGCCACTTTATGCAAACTAAATTAAGTGGGTGTCAAATGCAGAAGGGGGATATTCCCACCGCTGTTTTATAACTTATTCGCACATCAGTAGAACTCTCTTAATTTGGAGCTGGCTGGCTCCGTAGTTGTGGTCTCCGTTTGACCAACTCCCTGCTCCGCCTGGGCATCCGCATCCGGTATGTCTTCCGCTTCCGGTTCCGCCTTCTCCTCCGCCACCCGCACCCCATCCTCACAAACGGCGATGGGCTGGCGCTCCagcagggggcgtggcaggcgGCTGAGGAAGGCCGAGCAGTAGGTCCGGATGATCTCGCACTCGCCGGGCGACCGGCTGACCACAAACGCACACGTCTGGATGATGTCATGCAGCGTGTTGTCCATGTACTGGAACACCAAGTGCTGCTCCTCCGCCTCGCCATGCGTAACCACTTTGCCATGCAAACTGCCGGCGGGGCCAATGAAAAGCCAATTAGCGGATTACCAGACACACGCGAAAACTCATCTCACCCAACTGGCTTTCCGGGAATTTTCATTTCCAGCTCCTCATATTTGCCCAGTACGTAGTCGAATCGCTCTTTGGCATCTGCGTCCTCCATCTGTGGGATTGAAAATTGGGTTCATTTAGGTGAAAAAGATTTAATTAACTGGGGAAATAAGTTTAAAGGAGGGAAAACAGAACATTTTGAATATTTCCTATAGTTGATATggtctttaaaaaaaactttgtaaatttatttgaaatttgGAACATGTGGGATCCAAtaatttgttatttaaaaaaaatgttaatggatagatataaaatatttgtatgtatttaACATTATAATGTAATTTATCATTGGATTCATTAAGGAGAAAAAG
This genomic interval carries:
- the LOC119558286 gene encoding uncharacterized protein LOC119558286, which gives rise to MDLYRFLLLYLGFISMSNVVFAICIPPNHCIEDMEDADAKERFDYVLGKYEELEMKIPGKPVGLHGKVVTHGEAEEQHLVFQYMDNTLHDIIQTCAFVVSRSPGECEIIRTYCSAFLSRLPRPLLERQPIAVCEDGVRVAEEKAEPEAEDIPDADAQAEQGVGQTETTTTEPASSKLREFY